AGGTGCGCGCCGAGCTCGGCATCGGGCACGAACAACCGGTGCTGTTCTACACCGGCAAGTTCGGCGGGCTGTATTACGCCGAAGAGATCGCCCGTGCATTTGCCTGGCTGCGCGAGTACGACCCGAATCTGCACCTGCTGATTGTGACGCCCAACGACGACGCCTACGTGCATGGCCTCTTTGCCAGCGCGGGCGTCGATCAGGCGCACTACTCGGTGTGCCACAGCGCCTACGACCAGATCGAGCGCTTTTACTTTGCGGGCGACCTGGGGCTGATCACCATTCCGCCGGGACCGGGCCAGAAGTTCCGGTCGAGCATCAAGGTGGGCGAGTACCTTTGCGCGGGCATGCCTTTCCTGACGCCGACCGGGGTGTCGGAAGATTACTTGCATGCGCGCGAGCGGGATGTGGGTGTGGTGGTGGACGACTTCAGCGAGCGCTCGATTCGCGCCGCTTGGCCGGAGATCCAGCGCTATCTGCAGCTGGATCGCGACGAGCGCCGTGCCCGCTGCCGCACCTTCGGGGTTGAGTACCGGGGTTTCTCCTCGCTCAACCCGATCTTCAAGTCGGCTATCGACGAACTGGTAAAGGAATAGAGAAACAATGCACGTCAATTTTCCGCATATCCTGGTTACCGGAGGCGTGGGCTCGGTTGGCCGATCGATGATCGTGCGCCTGCTCGAGGAGCACCCCGAGGTCGAGCGCATCACGATCTTTTCGCGCGACGAACACAAGCAGACGGATATGGCGCAGGAGCTGGGTGCGTATGCGTCGCGCTTGCGCTTCGTGATTGGCGACATCCGCAACCCTGCGCGCATCGCCGAGGCGCTGAGTGGTGTGGATGCCGTGATCCACACGGCTGCAATGCGCCTGGTGCCCGCTGCAGAAGCCAACCCGTTCGAGTGCGTGAATACGAATGTGGAAGGCACGCGGAACCTGATCCGCGCGGCAAAGCAGGCGGGCGTGAAAAAGGTGGTCGGGATCTCGTCCGACAAGGCAGTGGCCCCCACCACCGCCTATGGCTCGACCAAGTTCCTGATGGAACGGCTGCTCATCGAGGCGGACCGCGAGGGCGACACCCGGTTCTCGATGGTGCGCTACGCGAACATCCTGAGCAGCCGCAGCTCGGTCGCGCCGCTCTTCCTGCGCCTGCGCACCACGGGCGTGTTGCCGATCACCGACCCGACGATGACGCGCTTCTCGATCACCATGCGCGAAGGCACGGACCTGATCATGCATGCGCTGACGCAGGGCTGGGGCGGCGACATCGTGTGTCCGGTGTGCCCGTCGTACCGGGTCGCCGACATGGCGATGGCGATCGCCCCGGAGGCCGAGCACCGGATCATCGGCGCACGGCCTGGCGAGAAGAAGCACGAGGCGATGTACAGCCTGGTCGAGGCGCCCAACACCGTGCGCCTCGGCCGTTACGTGGTGATCTCGCCCGTGAGCGGGCGCTGGAAGGCACCGGAGTTTGCCGCTGCGACTGGCGCCGTTGCGGTGGACCCGCAGCGCGAATACGACTCGGGCAGCAACGAGCAGTGGCTGAGCGTGGAAGAGATCCGCAACCTGGTCGCGCGGGAGCTGTGTGCCGCCTGATTCGACCGCTGCGCCGGACATGAACGCGCCACGCGTTTCGATCATCACCCCTGCATACAACGCCGCGCGCTACCTTCCGCAGGCAGTCGCCTCTGTGATCGAACAGAGCTTCCAGAACTGGGAGCTGATCATCATCAACGACGGTAGTACGGACGCCACGCGCGACTACCTCGACACCCTGACCGACCCCAGGATTCGCGTTATCCATCAGGAGAATGGGGGCGTGAGCCGCGCGCGCAATGCGGGCCTGGAGTGTGCGCGGGGGGCGTTCGTGACGTTTATGGATGCGGATGACGCACTGCCGCGGGGGAGTCTGGCGGTGCGAGTGCGCTATCTCGATGCTCATCCCGAAGTGACCGTTGTGGATGGGCGGATCACGATCAAGGATGCGGCGCTTGCGACGACGCTGCGCGAACGGGTTGGCGGCAATCGGGGCCCTTATTTTTCGCGGCTTATCCGGCTGGATTCGTCGGTGTTCTTTGGTGTGGCCGTGATGGTTCGCCGGGCAGCCATTGGGACGACACGCTTTGAGAACGGATTGAGTCACTGCGAGGACTTGTTGTTTCTGTTGGAGGCAGCCAACAAAAGGGACTGGGTTTATGGGGCAGTGGATGAGGCTGTGTATTTGTATCGCACGGGGGCGGGGTCGGCGATGAGTGATCTGGAGGGGCTGGAGAGCGGGTATTTGTATTTGTACGGGCGCTGCCGGTTGCTTGAGGAGGCTACGGCCGAGGATCTAGCGTATCTGTATCGAAGGATACGGAGGATTCTGGTGCGGAGTTGGTTGCGGCGAGGTCAGCTTAGCCGAGCACTGAAATTCTATATACGACTTAAGAGCTTAGCTAACTTTAAATTATAAATATAACTTACTCGGTTTCTCGCTCCATAAAATTGATCTCACACCTCAAGAACCAGTATTTAAAAAGATTTATCCTATCAGGCGCACTATCGACCGGCATTCATTATTTTATCTACTGGTCTATGCTAGTGGCTACACCATTTCACCCTGCAGCGGCATCATCACTTGGTTATCTTACAGGCTCTTTTTGTAGTTACATCACTAATTATCA
This genomic stretch from Thauera sp. GDN1 harbors:
- a CDS encoding SDR family NAD(P)-dependent oxidoreductase, producing MHVNFPHILVTGGVGSVGRSMIVRLLEEHPEVERITIFSRDEHKQTDMAQELGAYASRLRFVIGDIRNPARIAEALSGVDAVIHTAAMRLVPAAEANPFECVNTNVEGTRNLIRAAKQAGVKKVVGISSDKAVAPTTAYGSTKFLMERLLIEADREGDTRFSMVRYANILSSRSSVAPLFLRLRTTGVLPITDPTMTRFSITMREGTDLIMHALTQGWGGDIVCPVCPSYRVADMAMAIAPEAEHRIIGARPGEKKHEAMYSLVEAPNTVRLGRYVVISPVSGRWKAPEFAAATGAVAVDPQREYDSGSNEQWLSVEEIRNLVARELCAA
- a CDS encoding glycosyltransferase family 2 protein; translated protein: MNAPRVSIITPAYNAARYLPQAVASVIEQSFQNWELIIINDGSTDATRDYLDTLTDPRIRVIHQENGGVSRARNAGLECARGAFVTFMDADDALPRGSLAVRVRYLDAHPEVTVVDGRITIKDAALATTLRERVGGNRGPYFSRLIRLDSSVFFGVAVMVRRAAIGTTRFENGLSHCEDLLFLLEAANKRDWVYGAVDEAVYLYRTGAGSAMSDLEGLESGYLYLYGRCRLLEEATAEDLAYLYRRIRRILVRSWLRRGQLSRALKFYIRLKSLANFKL